The Lampris incognitus isolate fLamInc1 chromosome 7, fLamInc1.hap2, whole genome shotgun sequence genome window below encodes:
- the cryba1a gene encoding crystallin, beta A1a — protein sequence MASTTPNPMGPWKITVYDQENFQGKRMEFTASCQNIMDCGMENVRSLKVECGAWAGYEHSSFCGQQFVLERGDYPRWESWSGSNAYHIERMMSFRPICSANHKESKIVVFERENFIGRQWEMNDDYPSLQAMGWGNNEIGSMQVQSGAWVCYQFPGYRGYQYIMECDRHGGEYKHYREWGSHAQTFQVQSLRRIQQ from the exons ATGGCTTCGACTACTCCCAACCCAATGGGACCATGGAAG ATCACAGTCTATGACCAGGAGAATTTTCAGGGGAAGCGCATGGAGTTCACTGCATCATGCCAGAACATCATGGACTGTGGCATGGAAAACGTCCGCTCCCTGAAGGTGGAATGTGGAGC ATGGGCCGGATATGAGCACTCCAGCTTCTGTGGACAGCAGTTTGTGCTGGAGAGGGGAGATTACCCTCGCTGGGAGTCATGGAGTGGCAGCAACGCCTACCACATTGAGAGGATGATGTCTTTCCGCCCCATCTGCTCTGCC AACCATAAGGAGTCCAAGATCGTGGTGTTTGAGAGGGAGAACTTCATCGGGCGCCAGTGGGAGATGAACGATGACTACCCCTCTCTTCAGGCCATGGGCTGGGGAAACAATGAGATTGGCTCCATGCAGGTCCAGAGTGGAGC CTGGGTGTGCTACCAGTTCCCAGGTTACCGTGGCTACCAGTACATAATGGAGTGTGATCGCCATGGCGGCGAATACAAACACTACAGGGAGTGGGGCTCTCACGCTCAGACCTTCCAGGTGCAGTCACTGCGCAGAATCCAGCAATGA